GATTCTCAATTGTGAGAATAAGAAATATTAATAGCCTAAATAAACCACGTTAAATGTCCAGACATTAAAATGTATAATGCAATATTTTGGATATGACAACAGAGAGGCTTTATGAAGACACAACAGGTATTTGCATTTGCTACATGGCGTCTCCCTGCTGTTTCTGTGTTCGTGTTTGCTGGAATGTAGGCTACTGCATTTTTATGCATGCACTTTCATTCTCGAAAGGGTGtaggaatttaaaaaaatatatacattataaATTAAAATGGAATATAACATGTAAAAGTAAACCCAATATGTACCTTCATGTGTTTCCGCAGAGAGCTTGGATGTGTGTAGGACTTGTCGCACATCTTGCAGAGATACGGCTTGTCAGACGTATGGACGTGCATGTGCTTCTTCCGGTCGCTGCTGTTCGCAAACCGCCTGTCGCAGCCCTCAAACTCACACTTGAAAGGCTTCTCACCTTAAAAAAACATACATatattgattttttttaaatgttacaaAATGAAAATATAAATACGTACATATTCCCATTTAACATTAACATTTCAGTGATGTGGGGGAATTTAGGCTACCACCACATTGAACATGACAAAATATTATCTTCAGGTATATTACAGCATTCGTTTTTTTTTCATGGGCTACCAAAATATATTAAAGTGCTGTAGGCTATGTGTTCAGACATTAATATTTTGTTGTGATGACATGTTTACTTGCACCACTAAGATAAACAATGCAATAGCATGTCACATTGGTCCTTTTTCTATTCATTTAAATGGTACAGAATAGGAATACTAGGCTGTAGTGGCACATGACTAATTAAAGCAATTTGGTATTATATGAACAATAGTATTTAAACAAATATAATCAAAACATTTGAACTTCTAGTAGCATAACATTTATTACGCAAACAGCTTTTGGAGTGGATATTGTGATCATTCTTTTGGTTCTTACCAGTGTGAGTCCTTTTGTGGATTTTTAGATTTTCCGATCGGGCAAACACTTTTCCACACCCggggaatggacatgggaagggTTTCTCTCCGGTGTGTACTCTGATATGATTTACAAGTTTGTATTTTGCTTTGAACGGTTTTCCTTCTCGGACGCACTCTTCCCAAAAGCAAATATGGTTCGACTGCTCTGGTCCCCCAACATGCTCCACGGTCAGGTGGGTCACGAGCTCGTGCATCGTGCTGAAAGTTTTGTTGCAAGCCTTTTTGGGGTTCGACAACTGTTCGGGCTCGACCCACTTACAGATGAGCTCCTGTTTGATGGGCTGCCTCATGTAACGGAAGAAGGCCCCTGCCCCGTGGTGAGCCGCCATGTTCATGTGGCCATATCCATGCAACTGAGAAGAGGCGTAGTGGTCGGATCGGGGGCTCGTAACGTGGGCATACTGGTCAGCCCGGCCGTACATGTCCCCGGTAAAGCCAAGGCGCATCTGGCTGTTGACGACATTAGACGACGCATGGCTCGCGGCTTGCTCGTGGAGTCCGGGGAAGAGCAGGTGCCCAGTGGCATCGGAGTGTCCATGTGGCCCTGCAAAACTTCCCGCTGCGGAGGCAAACAGGCTGTGCTGCGCGCTGGTTGCGTCTCCGAAGCCCCGGTTTCTGAAGAGAAAGTCCCGGGTGGAGTTGAAGGCTGCGGTGGAGTAGGAGCTGACGTGCGTCGGGTGGTGGTGGTGACCCAGGGCGGCAGCAGCGTAGCCCGGAGCCTGGGAGGAGAACGCCGTCTGGCCGGAGCCCAGGTCGTGGGAGCTGTGGTTGATTTTAAAAGCGCCCATCCCGTCTGCGAATGGATTTATCCCCAAAGCCACTTCTCTTTCTGTGACTTCGCCTGTTGAGTGATGCCTTGAGGAGCCAAACGTAGTGACTCCTATGGTGGGGTACTGGGGTCCTGCGTCCAGCAGCATCTTCCGTCAGTCTACAACTCAATGAGGCAACTGAGAGCAGGAATTAAAAATCATGCACAGATATTCTTCtgacctctatacctctctctctctctgcacaaaAATATCTAGCTGACTTTACTGAGCTGAGCAAACTCCAATCCACATATGCTCTATTTACCTAAAACAAGATAGGAATGTTTCCTGTTCTACCTCTCATCTGATCCACACGCGAATCATGGAGGCTACAATATTGTATTTTGCGGTTTCTCTTCCTTTGGCGAAACTTTCACCTCCCCAGTCAGGCGGCGAGCTTCAGACTGATAGTCGCAATCATTCCTGCAGATAAATGAATTGAAAA
This region of Salvelinus alpinus chromosome 8, SLU_Salpinus.1, whole genome shotgun sequence genomic DNA includes:
- the LOC139583235 gene encoding zinc finger protein ZIC 1-like, whose product is MLLDAGPQYPTIGVTTFGSSRHHSTGEVTEREVALGINPFADGMGAFKINHSSHDLGSGQTAFSSQAPGYAAAALGHHHHPTHVSSYSTAAFNSTRDFLFRNRGFGDATSAQHSLFASAAGSFAGPHGHSDATGHLLFPGLHEQAASHASSNVVNSQMRLGFTGDMYGRADQYAHVTSPRSDHYASSQLHGYGHMNMAAHHGAGAFFRYMRQPIKQELICKWVEPEQLSNPKKACNKTFSTMHELVTHLTVEHVGGPEQSNHICFWEECVREGKPFKAKYKLVNHIRVHTGEKPFPCPFPGCGKVFARSENLKIHKRTHTGEKPFKCEFEGCDRRFANSSDRKKHMHVHTSDKPYLCKMCDKSYTHPSSLRKHMKVHEATTQGPQPSPAASSGYESSTPPTIVSPSTDNQNSSSISPAASTVHHTTSHHNTLSSNFNEWYV